GCCGTAGGCCGCAGCCAATCTGCGCTCTTCAAGGAAGTTAAGATTTTCACGTAACGCTTCAGAGTTGTTCCGCTTTTCGCAGGCACGACAACTTCATATCCATAACTAAGCTTAATGTTGTCTCCCTAGTGCTGTCTTTGGGTGTGGTGCGGTGCGCTCATAAATTTAGGTAACTCATTGATCCAACCAGTGCGGATGTGGCCCAGCCTTGCTTTGATCCCTACCACAATGTCTCGGTTAGTAACTTCGCATTGACCGTTCACTTGCGAATGTGCGACAGATGTGAATGTTTGCTTCACATTTAGCTCTGAGCACCAAATCCTTAAAGGGTCACCAGCAAACTGCGTGACATTATCACTAACAATCTCGTTGGGTATATCGAAGCGGTATACTATGTCCTCCCAAACGAAATTTCGGACTTTTTCCCCAAAGAAGGTTGAAAGAGGGCACGCCTCAACCCACTTGGTGAAGTAGTAAATCGCTACTATTAGAAAATTGATGTTACCTGCAATGCGCAAAGCTCGCGTAAGATACTGGTGTATAATGCgtaaattttaattaaattaatgttGCGTAGGGGTGTTCATCGGACCGCTTAAACCGGCCAAACCGGCCGAACCGGGGTATTTGGTTTGGTTT
This genomic stretch from Rutidosis leptorrhynchoides isolate AG116_Rl617_1_P2 chromosome 11, CSIRO_AGI_Rlap_v1, whole genome shotgun sequence harbors:
- the LOC139874636 gene encoding uncharacterized protein; translation: MYVDTGSIVKCCESCQIHAPISSAPAHPMISFSSPWSLCKWAIDIVGPFPRDRGNINFLIVAIYYFTKWVEACPLSTFFGEKVRNFVWEDIVYRFDIPNEIVSDNVTQFAGDPLRIWCSELNVKQTFTSVAHSQVNGQCEVTNRDIVVGIKARLGHIRTGWINELPKFMSAPHHTQRQH